The Roseibium sp. Sym1 nucleotide sequence GCCGAGACCGACATCCGCGCCCACTTCCAGGACCTTGTCCCGCAGCGCATGCAGCATCTTCATGTCTTCGGGGTTCGGGTTGTAGCGCGGGAAGGTGTGGTCGAGTTCCGCGTCGAGCGGGACGACGTCGGCGCCGAGCGCCTCCAGAATCTTCGGCGCGAAGGCTCCGGCCGTGCCGTTGCCGCAGGCCGCGACCACCTTGATCGGCCGCTTCAGCTTCGGCCGGTCGGTCAGGTCCTTGAAATAGACGTCCGCGAACCCGTCGACGAAGCGATAGCTGCCTCCTCCTTTCAGGTCGAAGGCGGCCTCAAGAACGATCTCCTTCAGCCGGCCCATCTCGTCCGGGCCGAAGGTCAATGGCCGGTCGATGCCCATCTTGACGCCGGTCCAGCCGTTATCATTGTGGGAGGCGGTGATCATCGCGACGGCGGGAACGTCCAGGGCGAACTGGGCGAAATAGGCCATGGGCGACAGGGCGAGGCCAATGTCGTGCACGTTGACGCCGGCGGCCATCAATCCGTTGACCACGGCCATCTTGATGGTCGAGGAATAGCCGCGGAAATCGTGGCCGACGACAATGTCGGGGCGCACGCCGCGTTCATGGATCAGCGTGCCGATGCCCATGCCGAGCGCCTGCATGCCCATCAGGTTGATTTCCTTCTCGAACAGCCAGCGGGCATCGTATTCCCGGAAGCCTGTCGGCTTGACCATGGGCAAGGTTTCGTACTCAAGCGTATTGGGCGTCAAACTCGGAAGGGGTTTGGGAAACATCAATGCCTCTCAATGCCGAAGG carries:
- a CDS encoding phosphomannomutase/phosphoglucomutase; translation: MFPKPLPSLTPNTLEYETLPMVKPTGFREYDARWLFEKEINLMGMQALGMGIGTLIHERGVRPDIVVGHDFRGYSSTIKMAVVNGLMAAGVNVHDIGLALSPMAYFAQFALDVPAVAMITASHNDNGWTGVKMGIDRPLTFGPDEMGRLKEIVLEAAFDLKGGGSYRFVDGFADVYFKDLTDRPKLKRPIKVVAACGNGTAGAFAPKILEALGADVVPLDAELDHTFPRYNPNPEDMKMLHALRDKVLEVGADVGLGFDGDGDRCGVVDNEGEEIFADKVGVMLARDISALHPGSQFVVDVKSTGLFNTDPVLKANGAKTDYFKTGHSYIKRRVTDLDAIVGFEKSGHYFFNKPIGRGYDDGLVSAIAILDMMDRNPDKTMADLRRDLPKTWGSPTMAPKCADEIKYDVVDRVVARFQEMKANGETVAGQAITDLITVNGVRVVSEDGTWGLVRASSNKPELVVVVESPVSEQRLHDMFKAVDGVLRENPEVGDYNQTL